The Candidatus Polarisedimenticolia bacterium genome contains a region encoding:
- a CDS encoding carboxypeptidase regulatory-like domain-containing protein, producing the protein MVKTLVILSAILALAAWATPCVAADAVLIGTVLDSGNKPLPGATVVLRNQDLAFHEQGAITDAAGKFRFPALPAGSRYELTVSLPGFTTIVFSDLSLEPGRSLEQNVILRPAGDFKETVRVQGKSQTIDTEKVTASTTFTSTFIAELPILGRDYQDILTLAPGVTDVNNTGNPNIHGARDTDVVTLVDGVSTTDPLTGFYGQNLNIESIQELEVITSAATAQYSRAQGGFASIQTKSGGNEFQGAFKLFLRTDRLDGDGAGVDDPELTGGTTGKTLLSEQHFSDIKPFLSISGPVVRDRLWYYLAGELIHEESPVNNLFEAYVTPLYGHREFFKLTWQAHPSHRVALSLINDYERRENQGVYSATLLNTGYDMTRGGPTLTLKGSSIFTTDAMLESSLSWFDNRFQQIPTMDPDTNGNGILYVDDRPELGGNQDGIFDVSERDPGEDWDRDFYYDVYELEPILRDLDHDGQLHWWPTCEGSQNEDLNCNGQMDREEDTNMNGRVDPSEDVGLWCSTWYGYCPEGFVPGTAGNGRFDDEDANHNGVLDVVGDSGYTSTPFWVDTNGDGVPQPGEYKVPRPPDLDLKTDTEGRTYGPGRFDYHDHRKRMSWVEDFSLYVGDAAGSHDVKLGAVYEHEGYDSETFQRPAIFYPSLGPPRRGRTQSGGTIDKDRLFPDRISTSLGIPANVNNTATGDNLGLYLQDTWKPVPNLTVGLGVRFDFEDLESFGYTQFDPRREGAQFDTLMEQAGMDMNEVDGVAVSGLCSDPLYSCGSGGDVELTARFARLRQMAFSRLTRHNLDIDILSKILTGITGGDSNLENVLGYSLQTRSPESFGITNSNLAPRLSLSWDPWADGRTMIFGSWGRYYDKLFLGSMVLEQGPDTVNRTYVFDNDWLDDHKLPDNGFGAPTFLSALSVNQVDRGLTTPYSDEWTAGFRRELAPEVLVSLTYVSRKYHDQLQDIDLNHHTITNPTTGEFFDVLGNPDCYNQSFCVIWSNGAPDLYINNPFFNRVMRLGNYNEQMYTGWELQLAR; encoded by the coding sequence GTGGTCAAGACTCTCGTCATTCTGAGCGCCATCCTCGCTCTTGCGGCCTGGGCCACGCCTTGCGTAGCCGCCGATGCCGTCTTGATCGGCACGGTGCTCGATTCGGGCAACAAGCCGCTGCCCGGAGCCACGGTCGTCCTGCGCAACCAGGACCTTGCCTTCCACGAGCAGGGCGCCATCACCGACGCCGCAGGGAAGTTCCGCTTTCCGGCGCTTCCGGCGGGCTCACGCTACGAGCTGACCGTCTCGCTCCCCGGGTTCACCACCATCGTCTTCTCCGATCTCTCCCTGGAACCGGGGAGAAGCCTCGAGCAAAACGTCATCCTCCGGCCGGCCGGCGATTTCAAGGAGACGGTGCGCGTCCAAGGGAAGAGCCAGACCATCGACACCGAGAAGGTCACCGCCTCCACCACCTTCACCTCCACCTTCATCGCCGAGCTGCCGATCCTGGGACGCGACTACCAGGACATCCTGACGCTCGCCCCCGGCGTCACCGACGTGAACAACACCGGCAATCCGAACATCCATGGCGCCCGCGATACCGACGTCGTCACCCTGGTGGACGGGGTGAGCACCACCGACCCGCTCACCGGCTTCTACGGACAGAACCTCAACATCGAGTCGATCCAGGAGCTGGAGGTAATCACCTCCGCCGCGACGGCGCAGTACAGCCGCGCCCAGGGAGGCTTCGCCAGCATCCAGACCAAATCCGGCGGCAACGAGTTCCAGGGGGCCTTCAAGCTGTTCCTGCGCACCGATCGGCTCGACGGCGACGGCGCCGGCGTCGACGACCCGGAGCTCACCGGCGGGACCACCGGCAAGACTTTGCTCTCGGAGCAGCACTTCTCCGACATCAAGCCGTTCCTCTCGATCTCGGGGCCGGTCGTCCGCGACCGCCTCTGGTACTACCTGGCGGGCGAGCTGATCCACGAGGAGTCCCCGGTCAACAACCTCTTCGAAGCCTACGTCACGCCCCTCTACGGGCATCGAGAGTTCTTCAAGCTGACCTGGCAGGCGCATCCATCGCACCGGGTCGCTCTTTCCCTGATCAACGACTACGAGCGCCGGGAGAACCAGGGGGTCTACAGCGCCACGCTTCTCAACACGGGCTATGACATGACCCGCGGCGGCCCGACGCTGACGCTGAAGGGCTCCTCCATCTTCACCACGGATGCGATGCTCGAGTCTTCGCTCTCCTGGTTCGACAACCGCTTCCAGCAGATCCCCACGATGGACCCCGATACCAACGGCAACGGCATCCTCTACGTCGATGATCGTCCCGAGCTGGGGGGCAACCAGGACGGCATCTTCGACGTCAGCGAGAGGGACCCCGGCGAGGACTGGGACCGCGACTTCTACTACGACGTCTACGAGCTAGAGCCCATCCTGAGGGATTTGGACCACGACGGGCAGCTCCACTGGTGGCCTACCTGCGAAGGGAGCCAGAACGAGGACCTCAACTGCAACGGCCAGATGGACAGGGAAGAGGACACCAACATGAACGGCAGGGTCGATCCCTCGGAGGATGTCGGGCTCTGGTGCTCTACCTGGTACGGCTACTGCCCGGAGGGATTCGTTCCGGGGACCGCCGGGAACGGCCGGTTCGACGACGAGGATGCCAACCACAACGGCGTTCTGGACGTCGTAGGCGACTCGGGCTACACATCGACCCCGTTCTGGGTCGATACCAATGGGGACGGCGTGCCCCAGCCCGGAGAATACAAGGTCCCCCGGCCCCCCGACCTCGATTTGAAGACCGACACCGAGGGGCGAACCTACGGCCCCGGGCGTTTCGACTACCACGACCACCGCAAGCGGATGAGCTGGGTGGAGGACTTTTCACTCTACGTCGGCGACGCCGCAGGTAGCCACGACGTCAAGCTGGGTGCGGTCTACGAGCACGAAGGGTACGACAGCGAAACCTTCCAGCGCCCCGCGATTTTCTACCCATCGCTCGGGCCGCCGAGGCGCGGACGCACGCAGTCGGGAGGCACCATCGACAAGGACCGGCTCTTTCCGGACCGTATCAGCACGAGCCTGGGGATTCCCGCCAACGTCAACAACACCGCCACCGGCGACAACCTGGGACTCTACCTCCAGGACACCTGGAAGCCGGTCCCCAACCTGACGGTCGGATTGGGAGTCCGCTTCGATTTCGAGGATCTCGAATCATTCGGCTACACCCAGTTCGACCCCCGCAGGGAAGGGGCCCAGTTCGACACCTTGATGGAGCAGGCCGGAATGGATATGAACGAGGTGGACGGGGTCGCCGTTTCGGGACTGTGCAGCGACCCTCTCTACTCCTGCGGGTCCGGAGGCGACGTCGAACTTACGGCCCGATTCGCCAGGCTCCGGCAGATGGCTTTCTCGAGACTGACTCGTCACAATCTGGACATCGACATCCTCTCGAAGATCCTCACCGGGATAACAGGAGGCGACTCGAATCTCGAGAACGTCCTCGGCTATTCCCTTCAGACCCGCTCGCCCGAGAGCTTCGGAATCACCAACTCCAATCTGGCCCCGCGGTTGAGCCTGAGCTGGGACCCCTGGGCCGATGGGAGGACGATGATCTTCGGGTCCTGGGGGCGTTACTACGACAAGCTCTTCCTGGGATCGATGGTCCTCGAGCAGGGGCCCGACACAGTCAACCGGACGTATGTTTTCGATAACGACTGGCTCGACGACCATAAGCTGCCCGACAACGGCTTTGGCGCTCCAACCTTCCTGTCGGCTCTGTCCGTCAACCAGGTGGATCGCGGGCTGACCACCCCCTACTCCGACGAGTGGACCGCCGGTTTCCGCCGCGAGCTGGCGCCGGAAGTCCTCGTCTCGCTGACCTACGTCAGTCGCAAGTACCACGATCAGCTGCAGGACATCGACCTCAACCACCACACCATCACAAACCCGACCACCGGGGAATTCTTCGATGTCCTGGGCAATCCGGATTGCTATAACCAGAGCTTTTGCGTCATCTGGTCCAACGGCGCCCCCGACCTTTACATCAACAACCCCTTCTTCAACCGGGTCATGCGTCTGGGGAACTACAACGAGCAGATGTACACCGGCTGGGAGCTCCAGCTCGCGCGGC